One genomic window of Streptomyces sp. WP-1 includes the following:
- a CDS encoding MFS transporter gives MTSTTTRDRRPLTALVTANYLSWIGNTMTLVAVPLYVLQISSSATEAGAAGFANALPMIVAGLAGGVIADRVGPKRTSVVADLAAGACMAAVPLLHGTVGLALPALMALLFLRTLADAPGAAARLALLPRVTARGQVRSDTANSLFASAQRVAFVVGPPLAALMAGLTGPTAVLYVDAGTFLASALLIMAVPGGEPAARSRKAEPGDTAEPAGARPGLLREVTEGARYILRTPVLAAIISVVVCTNFLDDALTPVVLPVYSRELLGGERAVGLLLAANGIGAVVGSFAYAPASRRLLANRWATFVGCFALICAARLAMVAEPGLWIMLAITFAIGLASGPVNPLVTGVVERSTPPDALGRVWGAVMAMAFAAAPVGIFATGWLAQNIGLRPTLGLFGGLYVLLICYVVRNRPLRGLAGPVEAGTRVSEDAATTG, from the coding sequence ATGACATCGACGACCACCCGTGACAGGCGCCCCCTCACCGCGCTGGTGACGGCGAACTACCTGTCCTGGATCGGCAACACCATGACCTTGGTCGCGGTGCCGCTCTACGTGCTCCAGATCTCGTCCAGCGCCACCGAGGCGGGCGCGGCGGGGTTCGCCAACGCGCTGCCCATGATCGTGGCCGGCCTCGCCGGGGGCGTGATCGCCGACCGGGTCGGCCCGAAGCGCACCAGTGTGGTCGCCGACCTGGCCGCCGGGGCGTGCATGGCCGCGGTGCCGTTGCTGCACGGCACGGTGGGTCTGGCGCTGCCGGCCCTGATGGCGTTGCTGTTCCTGCGCACCCTCGCCGACGCGCCGGGCGCCGCGGCCCGGCTGGCGCTGCTGCCCCGGGTGACCGCCCGCGGGCAAGTGCGCTCGGACACCGCCAACTCGCTGTTCGCCTCGGCCCAGCGGGTGGCGTTCGTGGTCGGTCCGCCGCTCGCCGCGCTGATGGCGGGCCTGACCGGTCCGACCGCCGTGCTCTACGTGGACGCGGGCACATTCCTCGCCTCGGCCCTGCTGATCATGGCGGTGCCGGGCGGGGAACCGGCCGCGCGCTCCCGGAAGGCGGAGCCGGGCGACACGGCGGAGCCCGCCGGGGCCCGTCCGGGCCTGCTGCGAGAGGTCACCGAGGGCGCGCGCTACATCCTGCGCACCCCGGTGCTGGCGGCCATCATCAGCGTGGTGGTGTGCACCAACTTCCTGGACGACGCGCTGACTCCGGTGGTGCTGCCGGTCTACAGCCGTGAACTGCTGGGCGGCGAGCGGGCGGTGGGGCTGCTGCTGGCGGCCAACGGCATCGGCGCGGTCGTCGGATCGTTCGCCTACGCCCCGGCGAGCCGCAGGCTGCTGGCCAACCGGTGGGCGACCTTCGTGGGCTGCTTCGCGCTGATCTGCGCCGCCCGGCTGGCCATGGTCGCCGAACCCGGGCTGTGGATCATGCTGGCGATCACCTTCGCCATCGGACTGGCCAGCGGACCGGTCAACCCCCTCGTCACCGGCGTCGTGGAGCGCTCCACCCCGCCGGACGCGCTGGGCCGGGTCTGGGGTGCGGTGATGGCCATGGCCTTCGCCGCCGCGCCGGTCGGCATCTTCGCCACGGGCTGGCTCGCCCAGAACATCGGCCTGCGCCCCACCCTCGGACTGTTCGGCGGCCTGTACGTGCTGCTCATCTGCTACGTGGTCAGGAACCGCCCGCTGCGGGGCCTCGCCGGGCCCGTGGAGGCAGGTACACGGGTCTCCGAGGACGCGGCGACGACCGGCTGA
- a CDS encoding LLM class flavin-dependent oxidoreductase — protein MQSPIVSVQAQPRDAASWTALARRAEAGGYDALLAADHPGTAASPFVALAAAAAVTERLGVGSYVSHAGVREPLLLASDVATLDLVSGGRARLALGAGHTPAEWEMLGGRRPDVAGRVRRFQVVAEACRALLAGETVTLDGPEARAHQARLTGPRPVRGDVPFTFGGGNTALLRWAGAHADAVGLSGLGRTLPDGHTHEARWNAEDIDRQVDLIQQGAAGRSTAPAREALVQMVEVTDDAEAAAHRIAGQMNCSAADVLASPYAWIGTAREITGALDEHRRRWGITRYVVRESHLDAVDRVRAHFAEDGGAAVIEGGQKVTNKVTNNS, from the coding sequence ATGCAGTCACCGATCGTTTCCGTACAGGCCCAACCGCGAGACGCCGCCTCCTGGACCGCGCTGGCCCGGCGCGCGGAGGCAGGGGGGTACGACGCGCTGCTCGCGGCCGACCACCCGGGCACCGCCGCCTCCCCGTTCGTCGCGCTGGCCGCCGCGGCGGCGGTCACCGAACGCCTCGGCGTGGGCTCCTACGTCTCCCACGCGGGGGTGCGCGAGCCGCTGCTGCTGGCGTCGGACGTCGCGACCCTGGACCTCGTCTCCGGCGGACGCGCGCGCCTGGCCCTGGGCGCGGGCCACACCCCGGCCGAGTGGGAGATGCTGGGCGGGCGGCGGCCGGACGTGGCGGGGCGCGTCCGGCGCTTCCAGGTCGTGGCCGAAGCCTGCCGCGCGCTCCTCGCGGGCGAGACCGTCACCCTCGACGGCCCCGAGGCGCGCGCCCACCAGGCCCGGCTCACCGGGCCGCGCCCGGTCCGGGGCGATGTGCCGTTCACCTTCGGGGGCGGCAACACCGCGCTGCTGCGCTGGGCGGGGGCGCACGCGGACGCCGTGGGCCTGAGCGGGCTGGGCCGCACCCTGCCCGACGGCCACACGCACGAGGCGCGCTGGAACGCCGAGGACATCGACCGCCAGGTCGACCTGATCCAACAGGGCGCCGCCGGCCGGTCCACCGCCCCGGCGCGCGAAGCACTGGTCCAGATGGTGGAGGTCACCGACGACGCCGAGGCCGCGGCCCACCGCATCGCCGGGCAAATGAACTGCTCCGCGGCCGACGTGCTCGCCTCGCCCTACGCATGGATCGGCACGGCGCGGGAGATCACGGGCGCCCTGGACGAGCACCGGCGCCGCTGGGGCATCACCCGCTACGTCGTCCGCGAGTCGCACCTGGACGCGGTGGACCGCGTGCGCGCCCACTTCGCGGAAGATGGCGGTGCGGCCGTTATCGAAGGCGGGCAGAAGGTGACGAACAAGGTGACGAACAACTCCTAG
- a CDS encoding sensor histidine kinase KdpD, which yields MRLSTRIGLAVGCTVPLLVLAAGWLLLHLVARDLHRAEDQHLKQRAAALAPQARALLRATANDRSKVADTRERRLFSAALDVGVRVTAADADFRGGPQPGPATPLPAHATAPVTVHDGARGWRVLSRPVQVADGTGTLWVFAPDTADRTQLRLVRRRVLFTALLAAPLSGLLAWGLAAGAGAPLRRLTRRTAGLDPRTSTARLDHRPTGVTEVDELAATVRTVLARYDEQAARTAEALDTARSFSSAAAHELRTPLMSMGTNLDILAGHPGLPAADRDEIVADLCGEHARLLNLLMMLRALGRGDLVEAESLGAVDVSELAEAAVAGARRAAPDADVRLDAAPGVTVHGWEPGLRMLLDNLVGNALAHGRDDRGRAVVRVGVHGGPDLVTITVDDQGPGVPPDARESVFERFRRGPAGDGSGLGLTLVAQQAALHRGSVTVTDAPGGTGARFEVLLPSGDGGLPGRRDWLIGTAGTNRSQGFPKKPS from the coding sequence GTGAGGCTCTCCACCCGGATCGGCCTCGCCGTCGGCTGCACCGTCCCGCTGCTGGTCCTGGCCGCCGGCTGGCTGCTGCTGCACCTGGTCGCCCGCGACCTGCACCGCGCCGAGGACCAGCATCTGAAACAGCGCGCCGCGGCACTCGCCCCCCAGGCCCGGGCCCTGCTGCGCGCCACGGCGAACGACCGCTCCAAGGTTGCCGACACCCGGGAACGACGGCTGTTCAGCGCCGCCCTCGACGTCGGCGTACGCGTCACCGCGGCGGACGCCGACTTCCGCGGCGGACCCCAGCCCGGCCCCGCGACCCCGCTGCCGGCCCACGCCACCGCACCGGTCACCGTGCACGACGGTGCCAGGGGCTGGCGCGTCCTGTCCCGGCCCGTCCAGGTGGCCGACGGCACCGGCACGCTGTGGGTGTTCGCGCCCGACACCGCCGACCGCACCCAACTGCGGCTGGTCCGGCGCCGCGTGCTGTTCACCGCGCTGCTCGCCGCGCCGCTGTCCGGGCTGCTCGCCTGGGGCCTGGCCGCCGGTGCCGGGGCACCGTTGCGCCGGCTGACCCGCCGTACCGCGGGCCTCGACCCGCGCACCAGCACCGCCCGGCTCGATCACCGGCCCACCGGGGTGACCGAGGTGGACGAACTGGCGGCCACCGTGCGGACCGTACTCGCCCGCTACGACGAGCAGGCCGCCCGCACCGCCGAAGCCCTCGACACGGCCCGCTCCTTCTCCTCGGCCGCCGCGCACGAACTGCGCACCCCGCTGATGAGCATGGGCACGAACCTCGACATCCTCGCCGGGCACCCGGGCCTGCCCGCCGCCGACCGGGACGAGATCGTGGCCGACCTGTGCGGCGAACACGCCCGCCTGCTCAACCTGCTGATGATGCTGCGCGCGCTGGGGCGCGGCGACCTGGTGGAGGCGGAGTCCCTGGGCGCCGTCGACGTGTCCGAGCTGGCCGAGGCGGCCGTCGCCGGGGCGCGCCGCGCGGCACCGGACGCCGACGTGCGCCTGGACGCGGCGCCCGGCGTCACCGTGCACGGCTGGGAGCCGGGCCTGCGGATGCTGCTCGACAACCTGGTCGGCAACGCACTGGCCCACGGCCGCGACGACCGGGGCCGGGCCGTGGTGCGGGTGGGCGTGCACGGCGGACCGGACCTGGTGACGATCACGGTGGACGACCAAGGGCCGGGCGTGCCCCCGGACGCCCGCGAGTCCGTCTTCGAACGCTTCCGGCGCGGCCCCGCCGGCGACGGTTCCGGGCTCGGCCTCACCCTCGTCGCCCAGCAGGCGGCGCTGCACCGGGGGAGCGTGACCGTCACGGACGCGCCCGGCGGGACGGGCGCCCGCTTCGAGGTGCTGCTGCCCTCGGGCGACGGCGGACTGCCCGGCCGGCGGGACTGGCTGATCGGCACCGCCGGGACGAACCGGTCACAAGGTTTCCCCAAGAAGCCTTCCTAG
- a CDS encoding response regulator transcription factor has protein sequence MAVGAGSGTVLVVDDDAAIRRSLERGLRLGGFTVRTAADGAQALDAIGETPPDVLVLDVSMPGISGIDVCVRLRDEGSDLPVLMLSALDETADRIAGLQAGGDDYLVKPFALQELVLRLHALLRRRPPDVRDTLRVAGLVIDPAARTATRDGHPLELTRREFELLEVLARNAGLVLTRTQLLERVWGYDFDVRTDTVDTFVSYLRRKLETGGRGRLVHTVRGVGFVLREEQGAR, from the coding sequence ATGGCTGTGGGGGCAGGCTCGGGCACGGTGCTGGTCGTGGACGACGACGCCGCGATCCGCCGTTCGCTGGAGCGCGGGCTGCGGCTGGGCGGCTTCACGGTACGCACCGCCGCCGACGGCGCCCAGGCGCTGGACGCGATCGGTGAGACGCCTCCCGACGTGCTCGTCCTGGACGTCTCCATGCCCGGCATCAGCGGTATCGACGTGTGCGTCCGGCTCCGGGACGAGGGCAGCGACCTGCCGGTGCTCATGCTCTCCGCGCTGGACGAGACCGCCGACCGCATCGCCGGCCTCCAGGCCGGGGGCGACGACTATCTCGTCAAACCCTTCGCCCTCCAGGAGCTGGTGCTGAGGCTGCACGCCCTGCTGCGCCGAAGGCCCCCGGACGTCCGGGACACGCTGCGGGTCGCGGGCCTGGTGATCGACCCGGCAGCCCGCACCGCCACCCGCGACGGCCACCCGCTGGAGCTGACCCGTCGCGAGTTCGAGCTGCTGGAGGTGCTCGCCCGCAACGCGGGCCTGGTACTCACCCGGACCCAGCTGCTGGAGCGGGTGTGGGGCTACGACTTCGACGTGCGTACCGACACGGTGGACACCTTCGTCAGCTATCTGCGGCGCAAGCTGGAGACCGGCGGGCGCGGCCGGCTCGTCCACACGGTCCGCGGGGTCGGGTTCGTGCTCCGCGAGGAACAGGGCGCCCGGTGA
- a CDS encoding helix-turn-helix transcriptional regulator: MKGNALAGPAAIRYMPWQVCAGWLLRAHRLCSARTSLRSLPAFARAFHDGYQGAAGRSPSSLSRWETGRVPVTQEAVRRYEEVLGLPPYSLLAAIQTVARHEGGATAAVFLRGGSGPPVSGVPGIRFESLLDRALDGGVLTGDDWDSLSRTAVHGPAHVTPGRVRSAVARRLLEETLVSDGTSWMRRFESLGRLMADPRWGPEVTAVCSGAAEQPGHVGLIEAVCALDGSPHPDAGRAVLRQLTHPTTQDSRYGALLACARKSRRRHFDAGQTRTLVDVADAILTSGPGPELSPAAVEAAAVLLHELPLTPAHCARLLRTVTHQNDTVRAIVLHGSLTDPASASVGVSRILSRLTAEVPPQTATVLSGLLDNLLHHPVADVRLYTAMLLRASPFGPAVAAALAAELRRSATARAEHRAIPLLHALRVLAGPEQRDTVANLTLERGVPAGVALAAVHALSHVGGRSPESYWRALFDHHTATIAAADQYTVVKRLVYCFAMAGELPLLTRLIEQERDRAAPARRLSVWWVSLAHHISASARR, translated from the coding sequence GTGAAGGGCAACGCCTTGGCCGGCCCGGCGGCCATCCGGTACATGCCGTGGCAGGTGTGCGCGGGCTGGCTGCTGCGTGCCCACCGGCTGTGCTCCGCCCGTACGTCCCTGCGATCCCTGCCCGCATTCGCCCGCGCCTTCCACGACGGCTATCAGGGCGCGGCGGGAAGGAGCCCCAGCTCGCTGTCCCGCTGGGAAACCGGCCGCGTCCCTGTGACACAGGAAGCCGTCAGACGGTACGAGGAGGTCCTCGGCCTGCCCCCGTACTCCCTGCTCGCCGCGATCCAGACCGTCGCACGCCACGAGGGCGGTGCCACCGCGGCGGTCTTCCTGCGGGGAGGAAGCGGCCCACCGGTGTCCGGCGTACCGGGCATCCGTTTCGAGTCGCTCCTGGACCGGGCGCTGGACGGCGGCGTACTCACCGGCGACGACTGGGACAGCCTCAGCCGCACCGCCGTACACGGGCCGGCACACGTGACACCGGGACGGGTCCGCAGCGCCGTCGCCCGGCGGCTGCTGGAGGAGACACTGGTGTCGGACGGCACCTCGTGGATGCGGCGTTTCGAATCGCTGGGAAGACTGATGGCCGATCCGCGGTGGGGCCCGGAGGTGACAGCCGTCTGCTCCGGCGCGGCCGAGCAGCCCGGACACGTCGGCCTGATCGAAGCGGTGTGCGCGCTGGACGGCAGCCCGCACCCGGACGCCGGACGCGCGGTACTGCGACAGCTCACGCACCCGACGACCCAGGACAGCAGGTACGGAGCCCTGCTGGCCTGCGCCCGCAAAAGCCGCAGGCGTCACTTCGACGCCGGGCAGACACGCACCCTGGTGGACGTGGCCGACGCGATCCTGACGAGCGGTCCGGGACCGGAACTGTCCCCGGCCGCCGTCGAGGCCGCCGCCGTCCTTCTGCACGAGCTCCCGCTCACACCCGCCCACTGCGCACGGCTCCTGCGCACGGTCACCCACCAGAACGACACCGTCCGGGCGATCGTGCTGCACGGCTCGCTGACGGATCCCGCCTCGGCCTCGGTCGGCGTCAGCCGCATCCTCTCGCGGCTCACCGCCGAAGTGCCCCCGCAGACCGCCACGGTCCTCAGCGGCCTCCTGGACAACCTTCTCCACCACCCGGTGGCTGACGTCCGCCTGTACACGGCGATGCTGCTGCGGGCCAGCCCGTTCGGCCCCGCGGTGGCCGCCGCGCTCGCCGCCGAACTACGCCGGTCCGCCACGGCGCGCGCAGAGCACCGCGCCATACCGCTGCTGCACGCGCTACGCGTCCTCGCAGGCCCCGAGCAGCGCGACACCGTCGCGAACCTCACCCTGGAACGGGGAGTGCCGGCAGGCGTCGCGCTGGCCGCCGTCCACGCACTGAGCCATGTCGGCGGCCGCAGCCCCGAAAGCTACTGGCGCGCTCTCTTCGACCACCACACCGCGACGATCGCCGCGGCCGACCAGTACACCGTGGTCAAGCGACTGGTCTACTGCTTCGCGATGGCCGGCGAACTTCCTCTGCTCACGCGCCTCATCGAACAGGAACGGGACCGGGCCGCACCCGCCCGGCGCCTGTCCGTGTGGTGGGTCAGCCTCGCCCACCACATCAGCGCCAGCGCCCGCCGATAA
- a CDS encoding sigma-70 family RNA polymerase sigma factor produces the protein MRLSTGNRGTAPGRPIEAGQERGAGNGDRAGRKREEQRQGDEAFIRAVYDKHGVHLLRFATGLLLGDSHQAQDVVQEAVLRAWRHAARLDPEAEGVRPWLVTVIRNLVIDGHRARQTRPPETGDAALNDLPGPEHVERSLSKKIVREALGDLSLQHREILVHVHYLDRPVAQTAQLLGIPSGTVKSRTHLALKSLREALAKRGHTA, from the coding sequence ATGAGACTCAGTACGGGCAACCGGGGGACGGCGCCGGGCCGGCCGATCGAGGCCGGGCAGGAACGCGGCGCGGGGAACGGGGACAGAGCTGGCCGGAAGAGGGAAGAGCAACGGCAAGGCGACGAGGCGTTCATCCGCGCCGTCTACGACAAGCACGGCGTCCACCTCCTGAGGTTCGCGACCGGGCTCCTCCTCGGGGACTCCCACCAGGCGCAGGACGTGGTGCAGGAGGCCGTCCTGCGCGCATGGCGGCACGCGGCTCGGCTCGACCCGGAGGCGGAGGGCGTACGGCCCTGGCTCGTCACCGTGATCCGCAACCTCGTCATCGACGGCCACCGGGCCCGGCAGACCCGCCCCCCGGAGACCGGGGACGCCGCGCTGAACGACCTGCCCGGCCCGGAGCACGTGGAGCGCTCCCTCAGCAAGAAGATCGTGCGCGAGGCACTCGGGGACCTGTCGCTCCAGCACCGGGAGATACTCGTCCACGTCCACTACCTCGACCGGCCCGTCGCGCAGACGGCGCAGCTCCTCGGCATCCCCTCGGGCACGGTGAAGTCCCGCACCCACCTGGCCCTGAAGTCGCTGCGCGAAGCACTGGCCAAGCGGGGACACACCGCCTGA
- a CDS encoding BTAD domain-containing putative transcriptional regulator produces the protein MQFRLLGRLELDSREGAVLLPGALSRAIVGRLLLAEGATVRRDTLIDELWQDREAKDPVNALQVQVAKTRAVLAAHGEEGRLLFGHGGYRLQLEPDDERDVALFDSAVARGRAQLAAGRHLEALHAFRQGVSLWRGSALEDLEGPAFDAERARLEELRLSALEDSASAALELGRAEELVPELKALVSRSPLREGLRGRLMLALYRAGRVAEALEAYEEGRRFLKAEIGTVPSVELRSLHASMVRQDASLSPVAGPSRTPAGPAPSSAGPGAFAGPARAPAEGTRAASPRAAGAPSAEPLPAGNLSPSLGPFVGRHRELDDLCAAVVRERLVTVLGPGGVGKTRLSLEACARLQPSCDGVWWVELASADATDVIAAVAVALGLSDASVRPDQPPHDTTHRLVSFLTGREVILVLDNCEHVLEPVASLVAALLGRCPALTVLTTSREPLGIHGEAVHTLAPLPDDEAADLFSARAVMIDPSFGREGSARQDIRSLCRRLDGLPLAVELAAAHVRVLSVQEIEARLDNRFALLVKGERTAPARHRTLRAVLDWSYALLEPAEQKLLTELSLYAGGCCVEVAESAARLAGEDSSEILHVLAQLVDKSLLVPAPGAHGTRLRMLETVREYAGARLREEGTADEAEERFTRWAVHFVAEGTRDLASGDQARWAARLTEESANIKAASDLLKARSRTVTCLLLEARLGYYWFISGREEEGIDRLRRGLRAYDAALAERTTASGEPSPVPTQEEEWALFYTIAWLAWLNHVAGRHEEAGSFIERHEAAWHHASNPALAVVGPCYDTLHAMLNGYDDVTERFARAESVVRHTDFHWERAVLQTNWSTYCLQHGDVDGARRHGLIAVSASRAGNDDFARAFSLMLCGDADESDGLRERARDQWAEAARVLRPIGARARYAYVVLRIVFLDLSEGALAEAERRLVEAVRIAQELSADDLLAATAGLRGFLALHGRDFGDAETIFRDVWDSPAAPLDRRAVAAAGLAAVALCGFPDPRKARETSALWTGRAREAHGRVLEPLARRAIGVLLERLDAGRSAAGAAAVDVSTVHAWFAATPSVLACFC, from the coding sequence ATGCAGTTCCGCTTGCTCGGCCGTCTGGAGCTGGACAGCCGCGAAGGCGCGGTCCTCCTGCCCGGCGCCCTCTCCCGCGCGATCGTCGGCCGGCTCCTCCTCGCCGAGGGCGCCACCGTACGACGCGACACCCTCATCGACGAGTTGTGGCAGGACCGGGAGGCGAAGGACCCGGTCAACGCCCTCCAGGTCCAGGTGGCCAAGACCCGCGCCGTCCTGGCCGCGCACGGTGAGGAGGGCCGGCTGCTGTTCGGGCACGGCGGCTACCGGCTGCAGCTGGAACCGGACGACGAGAGGGACGTCGCTCTCTTCGACTCGGCGGTGGCGCGCGGCCGGGCCCAACTCGCCGCGGGGCGGCACCTGGAGGCCCTGCACGCCTTCCGGCAGGGCGTGTCCCTGTGGCGCGGGTCCGCGCTGGAGGACCTGGAGGGGCCGGCTTTCGACGCGGAGCGGGCCCGCCTGGAGGAACTGCGGCTGAGCGCCCTGGAGGACAGCGCGTCGGCCGCACTCGAACTCGGCCGGGCCGAGGAACTCGTCCCGGAACTGAAGGCTCTGGTGTCCCGCTCACCGTTGCGCGAGGGGCTGCGGGGCCGCCTCATGCTGGCCCTCTACCGTGCCGGACGCGTCGCCGAAGCCCTGGAGGCGTACGAGGAGGGGCGGCGGTTCCTCAAGGCCGAGATCGGTACCGTGCCCTCCGTCGAACTGCGCTCCCTGCACGCCTCGATGGTGCGCCAGGACGCCTCCCTGAGTCCGGTTGCCGGACCTTCCCGCACCCCTGCGGGGCCCGCCCCCTCCTCTGCCGGACCCGGTGCCTTCGCCGGACCCGCCCGCGCCCCTGCCGAAGGCACCCGCGCCGCGAGTCCCCGCGCCGCCGGGGCACCCTCCGCCGAGCCGCTGCCCGCGGGCAACCTCAGCCCCTCCCTCGGGCCGTTCGTCGGTCGGCACCGCGAGCTGGACGACCTGTGTGCCGCGGTCGTACGCGAGCGGCTGGTGACCGTGCTCGGGCCCGGAGGGGTCGGAAAGACGCGGCTGTCCCTGGAGGCCTGCGCCCGGCTCCAGCCGTCCTGCGACGGCGTCTGGTGGGTCGAACTGGCCTCGGCGGACGCCACCGACGTCATCGCGGCGGTCGCCGTCGCCCTGGGCCTGTCCGACGCCTCCGTCCGTCCCGACCAGCCCCCGCACGACACCACGCACCGCCTCGTGTCGTTCCTCACCGGCCGCGAGGTGATCCTCGTGCTCGACAACTGTGAGCACGTGCTGGAGCCCGTGGCCTCGCTGGTGGCGGCCCTCCTTGGACGCTGCCCCGCCCTGACCGTGCTGACCACCAGCAGGGAGCCGCTCGGCATCCACGGCGAGGCCGTCCACACCCTGGCACCGCTGCCCGACGACGAGGCGGCCGACCTGTTCAGCGCGCGCGCCGTCATGATCGACCCGTCCTTCGGACGGGAAGGCTCCGCACGGCAGGACATCCGCTCCCTGTGCCGCCGGCTCGACGGTCTGCCGCTGGCCGTCGAACTGGCCGCGGCCCATGTCCGGGTCCTGTCGGTCCAGGAGATCGAGGCGCGTCTCGACAACCGCTTCGCCCTGCTGGTCAAGGGCGAACGGACCGCCCCGGCCCGGCACCGCACCCTGCGCGCCGTCCTCGACTGGAGCTACGCGCTGCTCGAGCCGGCCGAACAGAAGCTGCTGACCGAACTCTCCCTCTACGCCGGCGGCTGCTGTGTGGAGGTGGCCGAGTCGGCGGCCCGGCTCGCCGGCGAGGACAGCTCCGAAATCCTGCACGTGCTCGCGCAATTGGTCGACAAGTCCCTCCTCGTTCCGGCCCCCGGCGCGCACGGGACGCGGCTGCGGATGCTGGAGACCGTCCGCGAGTACGCGGGTGCGCGGCTCCGTGAGGAGGGCACGGCGGACGAGGCCGAGGAGCGTTTCACGCGGTGGGCCGTCCATTTCGTGGCCGAGGGCACCCGCGACCTCGCCTCCGGGGACCAGGCCCGGTGGGCCGCACGGCTCACCGAGGAGTCCGCCAACATCAAGGCCGCCTCCGACCTGCTGAAGGCCCGCTCACGAACCGTCACCTGCCTGCTGCTGGAGGCCCGGCTCGGCTACTACTGGTTCATCAGCGGCCGCGAGGAAGAGGGCATCGACCGCCTCCGGCGCGGTCTGCGTGCCTACGACGCGGCACTCGCGGAGCGGACGACGGCCTCCGGTGAGCCGTCCCCGGTTCCCACGCAGGAAGAGGAGTGGGCACTCTTCTACACCATCGCCTGGCTCGCCTGGCTCAACCACGTCGCCGGCCGGCACGAGGAGGCCGGCTCCTTCATCGAGCGGCACGAAGCTGCCTGGCACCACGCGAGCAACCCCGCCCTCGCCGTCGTCGGACCGTGCTACGACACCCTGCACGCGATGCTCAACGGGTACGACGACGTCACCGAACGCTTCGCCCGCGCCGAGTCCGTCGTCCGGCACACCGACTTCCACTGGGAACGGGCCGTCCTCCAGACCAACTGGTCGACCTACTGCCTCCAGCACGGCGACGTCGACGGCGCCCGGCGGCACGGACTGATCGCGGTCTCGGCGTCCCGCGCCGGCAACGACGACTTCGCGCGCGCCTTCTCGCTCATGCTCTGCGGCGACGCCGACGAGAGCGACGGCCTGCGCGAACGCGCCCGCGACCAGTGGGCCGAGGCCGCGCGCGTCCTGCGGCCCATCGGGGCCCGCGCCCGGTACGCGTACGTGGTGCTCAGGATCGTCTTCCTGGACCTGTCCGAGGGAGCCCTCGCCGAGGCCGAGCGGCGGCTGGTGGAGGCGGTGCGGATCGCGCAGGAGCTGAGCGCGGACGACCTCCTGGCGGCCACGGCCGGCCTGCGCGGGTTCCTCGCGCTGCACGGCCGCGACTTCGGCGACGCGGAAACGATCTTCCGGGACGTCTGGGATTCCCCGGCCGCGCCGCTGGACCGCCGGGCGGTGGCCGCCGCCGGTCTCGCGGCCGTCGCGCTGTGCGGCTTCCCGGACCCTCGAAAGGCCCGCGAAACCTCCGCGTTGTGGACAGGCCGAGCCCGGGAGGCCCACGGCCGGGTGCTCGAACCCCTCGCCCGTCGCGCCATCGGCGTCCTGCTGGAGCGGCTCGACGCCGGCCGGTCGGCCGCCGGTGCCGCCGCCGTCGACGTGAGCACGGTCCACGCCTGGTTCGCCGCCACGCCCTCCGTACTGGCGTGCTTCTGCTGA